Part of the Faecalibacterium duncaniae genome, AAAAGGAAAGAGACAAAAAGCCCCCTTCCAGTTTTCCACCGGAAGGGGGCAGCATTGTGCAAAACTCAGCGGAGTTTACAGCTCGATCTTGCCGAAGCTGAAATCGGCAAAATCATCCACGCGCTCGGTGCGCTTGGGTGCCACGGGTGCGGCAGTCTCCGCGTCACGGGGAGCATAGGTGCGCTCGGGCACGCTGGAAGGACGGGGACCGCGGCTGCCTGCGGGGCGGCCATTGCGGGGACCGCCATTCCGGGGGCTGCTGCCGCGTCCGCCGCGGAAGCCGCCATTGCGGCTGCCGCCGGGGCGGCGGCCGTTGCCCCGCGGGCGGCGCTCGCCGTAGGTGTTGTCGGTCTGGGCATCGGGAGCAGTGGAGTAGATGACCACACGGCGGTCACGGCCCTCCCCCTTGCTCTCGCTGCGCACACCCTCCATCTTGCCGATGGCAGAGTGGATGATGCGGCGCTCGTAGGGGTTCATGGGCTCCATGGCAAAGCTGCGGCCGGTCTTGCGCACCTTGTTGCCAATGCGCTGTGCCAGCACGGTCAGGTCATTTTCACGCTTATCGCGGTAGCCGGCCACATCCAGGCCCAGCTTGATGTAATCGCCTTCCAGGCGGTTGGCCACCAGGCTTGCCAGATAGGACAGGCTCTCCATGGTCTCGCCGCGGCGGCCGATCAGGGCACCCAGCTTCTCGCCATCCAGACGGATGATGGTGGCCTCGCCCTTCTGCACGGCGCTGAAGGTGACATTCTCCACGCCCATCAGAGCAATGACTTCCTTCAGGTAGTCCACAGCAGCCTTGACCTTGGCGTTCTCTTCGATGTTGATGGGAACTTCCGGCTCCTCACCCTCTGCGGCGGGGTCAGCAGTCTCCTCAACGGGAGCGGCCTCCTCTGCCACAGGGGCAGCGGCAGGCTCCTCGGCCTTGGGTTCCTCAGCGGGAGTTTCCTCCACAACAGGCTTCACCTCAGGCTCCACCTTCTCCTCCACCACGGGAGCGGCCGGGGCATCGGGCTCTTCCACGCTCACACGCACCTTGGCGGGGGTGGTCTTCAGGCCCAGAAAACCGGTTTTCTGGGGCATTTCGAGCACTTCATAGCTCACATTCAGGTCGTCGGCCTGCACGCCCAGCAGGGCGCAGGCTTTTGCGCGGGCTTCATCGACCGTCTTGCCGGTCGCTTCCTGAGTACGGATCATAACCGTCAATCCTCCTTCTTGTTTTCCAGCTCGCTCAGCGGAACGGTGCGCTCGTCCTTATAGCGCTCCTCATCCAGCTTGCGGGCATACTCCAGGCGGCGCTTGTTCATTTCGCTGGCGGAGATATTTTTCTCCACGACCTCGCCGGTCTTTTCATCCGTGACCTTGATGGTGGTGCTCTTTACACCGCGCTTCTGCTCCTTCTTGCGGGCAGCCATCTCGGCGGCGACCTCTGCCTTCATCTTTTCAGGGTCGTAGATCTTCTTCATCAACAGGCTCTGCACGGTCATCAGGATGTTGGAAACAACGTAGTACAGAGAGAAAGCGCTGGGCACGGTGAAGCAGAAGAAGACGTACATCAGCGGCATCATATACATGGTCAGCTTCATGCTGCCCTGCATCTCCTGGCCGCTGGCCTTCATGCTGATGTGGGTGGACAGGAACATGGTCACGATTGCCAGGACCGGGAGGATCAGCAGGGGCAGATTCTCTGCAGCCAGGCTGTACTGGGGCACACGGGTCAGGTCGATGCCAAAGAAATCCATGTGCTGGCCGAACTCGGTGATGGTAGCCACCTGATCCGGGGTGAA contains:
- a CDS encoding YidC/Oxa1 family membrane protein insertase, coding for MDETMNPLYILGWPLGYVMEWIYKLIPNYGWDIILFTLLITVIKIPLQLNQQKSMARMSAFQPMVAEIQKKYRDKPEKQQEELMKLQEQGYKPTAGCMPMLVNFLVMFGVIEVVYRPLQRIFHIGADALTAAGEALTAMGISFTTVTRDTNIIAQVISGESTVSSCFTPDQVATITEFGQHMDFFGIDLTRVPQYSLAAENLPLLILPVLAIVTMFLSTHISMKASGQEMQGSMKLTMYMMPLMYVFFCFTVPSAFSLYYVVSNILMTVQSLLMKKIYDPEKMKAEVAAEMAARKKEQKRGVKSTTIKVTDEKTGEVVEKNISASEMNKRRLEYARKLDEERYKDERTVPLSELENKKED
- the jag gene encoding RNA-binding cell elongation regulator Jag/EloR — its product is MIRTQEATGKTVDEARAKACALLGVQADDLNVSYEVLEMPQKTGFLGLKTTPAKVRVSVEEPDAPAAPVVEEKVEPEVKPVVEETPAEEPKAEEPAAAPVAEEAAPVEETADPAAEGEEPEVPINIEENAKVKAAVDYLKEVIALMGVENVTFSAVQKGEATIIRLDGEKLGALIGRRGETMESLSYLASLVANRLEGDYIKLGLDVAGYRDKRENDLTVLAQRIGNKVRKTGRSFAMEPMNPYERRIIHSAIGKMEGVRSESKGEGRDRRVVIYSTAPDAQTDNTYGERRPRGNGRRPGGSRNGGFRGGRGSSPRNGGPRNGRPAGSRGPRPSSVPERTYAPRDAETAAPVAPKRTERVDDFADFSFGKIEL